The genomic DNA CGTCGAGTCCTAACGCAAGCGGCGGCGCCGCCATGCCGGGCGCTGCGCCCGGTTTCAACCTCGCGGCGAACCCGATCGTGCAGCGCTACGGCACGCTGACGCTCGGCGCCTATGCGGTGTATCTCATCGGCACGCTCGTGTTCAACGCGATCTCGATCACGATCTTCGGCACGAGCCAGGGCAAGCCATTGTATGATGTTGCCACCCTGCTGAGTCAGGTGGGCGGCGGCGGCGGCGTGAAATTCATGCTCATCGTCGCGTATCTGAGCATCTTTTTGCCGCTGGTGTGGAAGGATCGCCGCGCATGGCTCGCCCTGATGCTGCCGGTAATCGCTGTGTTAGGCGCGCTGTGGACGGGCACGCACGCCATCAATTCGGCAGCCGGTGGATTCGGCGGCGGCAACGGCGGCCCGAGCGCCTCCGACCTGTTCAGCGTCGGCTTCGGATTCTATCTGTCGCTGGCCGCAGGGCTGGTGCTGGCGTGGTGCGGATTCCAGCGATTCTCGCGCAACGCCTGACCGGCGCTGCTGCACTGGACAGATGATGCGCGCCGAGCCGTTCAGGCTCGGCGCGCATGTCGCATCAGAACCCGAGTTTGATATTGATGTCGGCGACCACGGTCTTGGGCGCCTCGTCGAACAGGAACCGCTCGCGATTGGGCCGGATGACAATCCGTTCCATTGGTCCAAGGCCATGGCCGTGGCCGTGACTACCGCGCCGGAAGTACACCACTCGCGCGCCCTTGATGACTTCGACGCGCACCACTCGGTAGCCGTGGTCGGCGAGCACTTCGCGCGTCACGTCGGTCGCGCGATCCATCGAGACCATCTTCTTTGCCTGACCAGGAGGAACCTTGTCCTGGTGACCGCGGCCCTGCGCCTGCGACGACGCGGCAACAGTGATCGAGAGTGCGAGCGCGACGAGCACGCTGTTGACGAGCGAGTTTGGTCGAGTGGACACGGGACCTCCTGACGAGAGCGAGACGTTGCACCAGCCCTGCTCTCTTGACGCCCGTTCGCGGCGGCGCGCAACGACGCCGGACGAACGGTGGAGGCATCATGCCGTGTTGGGCATGACGCGCCGCATTCAGCTCATGAGCTGGCGCCCGGCCCGGGCGCCTGACCGTTCGGCGTCAGCTTGTCGATCGCGCCCGGCAGCACCTGCGACAGCTTGGCCGACAGCTCCTCAGGTGTCACGCCGATCTTCGCCGCGAGCTGCGCCATCAGATCCGGCCCGACCGCGGCGTGGAGCTCCTGCGGCGTGACCGGCTGGTTCGGTCCGCTGCCCACCCACGACTGCACGGTGGGCCCGAGGCCCTGTGACTGCAGGTGATTGATCACGCCCTGCACACCGCCATGCCGTTCGATCAACCCGTTCACAACGGTTGCCATCTCGGCCCCGACGATGC from Gemmatimonadaceae bacterium includes the following:
- a CDS encoding YidB family protein — protein: MGLFDGLLGGIVGAEMATVVNGLIERHGGVQGVINHLQSQGLGPTVQSWVGSGPNQPVTPQELHAAVGPDLMAQLAAKIGVTPEELSAKLSQVLPGAIDKLTPNGQAPGPGASS